From Kryptolebias marmoratus isolate JLee-2015 linkage group LG15, ASM164957v2, whole genome shotgun sequence, a single genomic window includes:
- the pabpn1l gene encoding embryonic polyadenylate-binding protein 2 isoform X3 encodes MAIKARVQELEMEEETEKLKEEDDRYDVEEMQLLTNSPRPGPFYNMTPEERMDADNRSIYVGNVDYGATADELEIHFNGCGPVNRVTILCDRFSGHPKGFAYIEFSDRDSVQSAIGLHETLFRGRVLKVLPKRTNFPGISTTDRGGHRGGHSRGRGRGYRPPRYQNNSRGRFRYQSTRPQHQSPHPYYGGPSVGKRQWGHMDYHEQTAKRYPCLLLITPPSEEVGAASSGQNYPQQR; translated from the exons ATGGCCATCAAAGCCAGGGTTCAGGAgctggaaatggaagaagagaCTGAGAAACTTAAGGAGGAGGATGACCGATACGACGTGGAGGAGATGCAGCTCCTAACCAACAGCCCTCGACCTG GACCCTTTTACAATATGACTCCTGAGGAGCGGATGGATGCAGACAACAGATCAATCTATGTTGGAAAT GTAGATTACGGAGCTACTGCAGACGAGCTGGAGATCCATTTCAACGGCTGTGGTCCCGTGAACAGAGTTACCATCCTGTGTGACAGGTTTTCTGGTCATCCCAAAGG CTTTGCTTACATTGAATTCTCTGATCGAGACTCTGTGCAGAGTGCTATTGGTTTGCATGAGACGTTGTTCAGAGGAAGAGTTCTCAAG GTGTTGCCTAAGAGAACCAACTTCCCAGGAATCAGCACCACAGACCGGGGAGGACACAGAGGAGGTCACTCCAGAGGCAGAGGACGTGGTTACCGTCCTCCCAGGTACCAAAACAACTCACGGGGCAGATTCCGATACCAGTCAACGAGACCTCAGCACCAGTCTCCCCACCCTTATTACGGAGGACCGTCAGTGGGAAAGAGACAGTGGGGACACATGGACTACCACGAACAAACTGCAAAACGTTACCCATGTCTTCTTCTCATCACTCCACCATCAGAGGAAGTGGGGGCAGCGTCAAGTGGACAAAACTACCCTCAGCAGCGCTAG
- the pabpn1l gene encoding embryonic polyadenylate-binding protein 2 isoform X1, whose amino-acid sequence MAENHLDYRYVEGERFTEDPELMAIKARVQELEMEEETEKLKEEDDRYDVEEMQLLTNSPRPGPFYNMTPEERMDADNRSIYVGNVDYGATADELEIHFNGCGPVNRVTILCDRFSGHPKGFAYIEFSDRDSVQSAIGLHETLFRGRVLKVLPKRTNFPGISTTDRGGHRGGHSRGRGRGYRPPRYQNNSRGRFRYQSTRPQHQSPHPYYGGPSVGKRQWGHMDYHEQTAKRYPCLLLITPPSEEVGAASSGQNYPQQR is encoded by the exons gagcTGATGGCCATCAAAGCCAGGGTTCAGGAgctggaaatggaagaagagaCTGAGAAACTTAAGGAGGAGGATGACCGATACGACGTGGAGGAGATGCAGCTCCTAACCAACAGCCCTCGACCTG GACCCTTTTACAATATGACTCCTGAGGAGCGGATGGATGCAGACAACAGATCAATCTATGTTGGAAAT GTAGATTACGGAGCTACTGCAGACGAGCTGGAGATCCATTTCAACGGCTGTGGTCCCGTGAACAGAGTTACCATCCTGTGTGACAGGTTTTCTGGTCATCCCAAAGG CTTTGCTTACATTGAATTCTCTGATCGAGACTCTGTGCAGAGTGCTATTGGTTTGCATGAGACGTTGTTCAGAGGAAGAGTTCTCAAG GTGTTGCCTAAGAGAACCAACTTCCCAGGAATCAGCACCACAGACCGGGGAGGACACAGAGGAGGTCACTCCAGAGGCAGAGGACGTGGTTACCGTCCTCCCAGGTACCAAAACAACTCACGGGGCAGATTCCGATACCAGTCAACGAGACCTCAGCACCAGTCTCCCCACCCTTATTACGGAGGACCGTCAGTGGGAAAGAGACAGTGGGGACACATGGACTACCACGAACAAACTGCAAAACGTTACCCATGTCTTCTTCTCATCACTCCACCATCAGAGGAAGTGGGGGCAGCGTCAAGTGGACAAAACTACCCTCAGCAGCGCTAG
- the trappc2l gene encoding trafficking protein particle complex subunit 2-like protein, translating to MAVCIAAFAKENYPLYIRSVPTQNELKFHYTVHTSLDVVEEKISAVGKSLGDQRELYLGLLYPTEDYKVYGYVTNSKVKFVIVVDSSNTSLRDNEIRSMFRKLHNSFTDVMCNPFYNPGDPIQSKAFNGIVSGMMVQTG from the exons ATGGCGGTGTGCATCGCAGCTTTCGCTAAAGAG aaCTACCCGCTGTATATCCGCAGTGTACCCACTCAAAATGAGCTGAAGTTTCACTACACAGTTCACACTTCTCTGGATGTGGTGGAGGAGAAGATCTCAGCTGTAGGGAAGTCTTTAGGAGACCAGAGGGAGCTTTACCTGGGACTGCTTTATCCCACTGAAGACTACAAGGT ATATGGATATGTAACCAACTCCAAGGTGAaatttgtgattgttgtggacTCATCCAATACATCATTGCGGGACAATGAAATAAGAAGT ATGTTTAGAAAATTGCACAATTCTTTCACGGATGTAATGTGCAACCCCTTTTACAATCCTGGGGACCCGATTCAGTCCAA GGCTTTCAATGGGATAGTTTCTGGAATGATGGTACAAACTGGCtga
- the pabpn1l gene encoding embryonic polyadenylate-binding protein 2 isoform X2, which translates to MVFTRFLVGSSEELMAIKARVQELEMEEETEKLKEEDDRYDVEEMQLLTNSPRPGPFYNMTPEERMDADNRSIYVGNVDYGATADELEIHFNGCGPVNRVTILCDRFSGHPKGFAYIEFSDRDSVQSAIGLHETLFRGRVLKVLPKRTNFPGISTTDRGGHRGGHSRGRGRGYRPPRYQNNSRGRFRYQSTRPQHQSPHPYYGGPSVGKRQWGHMDYHEQTAKRYPCLLLITPPSEEVGAASSGQNYPQQR; encoded by the exons gagcTGATGGCCATCAAAGCCAGGGTTCAGGAgctggaaatggaagaagagaCTGAGAAACTTAAGGAGGAGGATGACCGATACGACGTGGAGGAGATGCAGCTCCTAACCAACAGCCCTCGACCTG GACCCTTTTACAATATGACTCCTGAGGAGCGGATGGATGCAGACAACAGATCAATCTATGTTGGAAAT GTAGATTACGGAGCTACTGCAGACGAGCTGGAGATCCATTTCAACGGCTGTGGTCCCGTGAACAGAGTTACCATCCTGTGTGACAGGTTTTCTGGTCATCCCAAAGG CTTTGCTTACATTGAATTCTCTGATCGAGACTCTGTGCAGAGTGCTATTGGTTTGCATGAGACGTTGTTCAGAGGAAGAGTTCTCAAG GTGTTGCCTAAGAGAACCAACTTCCCAGGAATCAGCACCACAGACCGGGGAGGACACAGAGGAGGTCACTCCAGAGGCAGAGGACGTGGTTACCGTCCTCCCAGGTACCAAAACAACTCACGGGGCAGATTCCGATACCAGTCAACGAGACCTCAGCACCAGTCTCCCCACCCTTATTACGGAGGACCGTCAGTGGGAAAGAGACAGTGGGGACACATGGACTACCACGAACAAACTGCAAAACGTTACCCATGTCTTCTTCTCATCACTCCACCATCAGAGGAAGTGGGGGCAGCGTCAAGTGGACAAAACTACCCTCAGCAGCGCTAG